cctatcgtcagccccatcaactccccaacataccagctggctaaacatcttgcaaagattctgtcCCCCTTCACAGGTAACACGGAATCGtatgtcagggattctacacattttgtggaatcggtaaaaggtgtaaagctggatgctggggatatgttggtaagtttcgatgtggaatccctttttactagggtaccagttaaggatgctgtagagggtcttcgccgaaaactcattccggagggtttaccaggatacgtgccagatctggtggagtattgcttatcGTCCACGTATAtcagctggaaaggagaattttactagcagttcgaaggggcagccatgggatctccactatcgccagttatagttaatttctacatggaattattcgaagaggacgctttgaagaagagccagtggaaaccaaaactatggctccgatatgtggatgacacgtttgtgatatggcaacatggtcaaaaacggctccaagagttcttggatcacttgaactctcaacatcctatgattaagttcaccatggaaacagaaactgccaaaaaactacctttcctagatgtgttggtcaccaggacgacaaatggagatatagaacttggtgtataccgaaagaagacccataccaacaggtatttacaggcatgttcacatcatcatccccaacagaagaggtccgtgatccgtacattatttcagcgagcagcgagactatgtgaaggagagaacttgaagaaggagcaacactttctacgaggcgtgctgcagaagaatggatacacttcgagggacatcaaccaggccatcaagcaggaaagcagaaagaggacacggtaaatacaaaaccacttggatttatctgtcttccctatgtttcaggtgtaacggaacgaattgctaggcacctcaagaagtacgacatcgtagtgcggtacggcacggtcagcaaaattcggaacacactcccgatagccaaggacaaactaactccattaaaaggagcgggagtctatcgactatcgtgtagttgtgggaaggtttatgttggccaaactggacgtaacgtcgagtgccgcatcaaggagcatgagagggatgtaaggctgaagaagatccagcagtcggcggttgcggaacattgccatgcagaggggcaccgaatagacttcgaacaaacaaaggtgctggctagggacaacagatactaccaaaaactgacaagagaagccatagagattcaccgacataaaaataacgtcaacagagaggatggctgggagcttagcagaacatggaagatggtggtgaacacgaagacctcttcccgcctcacaccggacgcgacgcaattagttattaattagtttgtaattagcgttaactgattattaattagtttttccgacttatatatagttaccgattttttgatctcgtcacttcgaaccagtttctgaagaaggttgcaacatggcatccgaaacgtcaaaccttttattaaaagacgcacggcaaaacccgaaagtttctagttttagttctaatcttagtttaattcacaccggccgtgaaagccttcgtacttataatattatattatcttCTTCTAGATCTAATGAAATTTGGTTCTTAAGAAGAAATTTCTCAATAATGGAAATAGGTAAAGACAATTGgtgagttttaaaataaaacaacgaatagTTCTTATAATGAAAGACCAAATAACATAAGATGGGATACAACTTGACTGAAGATTGGAAATGTAAAGGAGAAATACCGGGCGAAGTTGAGGTAGACTAGGTAGAGGGTGCCACATTATCGACCTACGGATGACGTAGATAATGAATGGTTGTGCATAAGAAATTCAATCATTGAGATAGGAAGTTAGACAGAAGAAGTGTGAGAAGACTAAGAGAATAGACGAATAACTTCTTAGGACATTTGAACGAAAAGTCCAACAGAAAATATTTGGAGCTTTACAAAATGAGGATGGCTCCTGGAGGTTACGAAAAAATCACGAATTAATGAAACGAGCAATGAGAAGACAACAAGGAATATTACAGATTGGAGACCAGTAGGTTGAAAAGCAAGTGGTAGACCGAGcaaaataagtatggattatgtgAAGGAAGATTTGAGAAGAGTAGGAGTTAGTAGGAGGAGACGGTTGTGTGGTGAAAGGCCAGAATGGGGTTATAAAGtcggaagaagaagaatatcGAGTCCCAAACATGCTTTGACATCCTCTTGCATTTTATTCCCTTATTCTGTATTGCCTTAATAAAACCATACTGACTTTCATCAAAAGCCTTGTTTCCCATCAACACCAATAACCTTTCTTGATAGTACTCCACAAAGAtggtataaatcatttttcgatttttatttacgCTTTTTTATATTCGTcttaattcaatttcttttcgtttagagcctataattttatttcttctccTGTTCTAAGTGTGAATGATTATGCGAGTTAGCAACAATATTGTTTAGTGAGATGTATATTGTAAGAAATTGTagataaattaagaaattaataaaactattttcaaGTTCTATTCACAGTTTATTAAAGCAAAATGTcgattaatataaataaattaaactagctctaataacttaaaaaattattgtagttTGATCTTTCTTCGTTTCTTtcctaaaactaaaactactCGACCAATCAaccatttaaacaaaaaccataaaatcacaaataaaacagctaaaattattaaagaaaatccaATAACatccaataaataatattgatacCATTCCAATTTAACAGCATCACTTCTTAAATGTTCCGCTCCATTGTGTCTTATAACATATTCGATCCAATATATGGCAGTGTCCAAAGCTGATAATGGTCTATCTAtaaatttcttagaaatttcTTCCgctttatctttaaaatttttccccAACAATGTATTAACGACTTTcgaaaacgatttatttgtaattttattgaattcgATCCCCAAAGCGATCCCTTTAGCaacgttattattaatattaaggaATTGATCGGCGAAAATCGGAATTCCTAAGACGGGAACTCCGCAGTAATTAGCTTCTTGCGTTCCTAACATTCCACCATGACTAATGAACAGCTTGGTATTCGGATGACATAAAATTCCAAGTTGAGGCATCCATTTTTCAAATTGTACGTTTGACGGAATTTCTAATTCTTTCggaaataaatctttatcggctttccataaaattttataatcctCGAGCGCTTTAAATGTTtcgaaaatcgattttaaaatgtgTTCCGGTAACGTTTCTGTCATTATCATCGATCCgaaacttaaataaattatttttgtggaATTCAATAATGTTTCGAAATGctagaaatacaaaaaaaattataaatttttgttataataaatatttatgtattaagGGCGTAATGAAGGAGTTTGTGGCCCGTGGCGTGACATAACGAtgccttaaaaaaaaatcacccgACTGGacataaatttgattaattaccGATGGCAAAGAAAAATCCTTTTCTATATGAATTCCAGCTATTTCAACGAAATTCGGGACTAACGGTCTTGATTGTTGAATACTGAAGTGGCTATTAACTAAAACCAAGCTGACATTCTTTGAAATGTCTTTAATCGATGATGAGATTTTATTTCCAAAGAAATCTTCAGCGATTTTTTCGATGGATTGTTGATGTATGTGATAACTATAacgaataatttattaaatttgcaacataaataataaaaaatttacctaAATTTTGTAGTTAACAGCAAAATGCTGTTCCAAAATcgttgaaaaaaattcatttgtgGCTCGAACGACGAAAAATAATTAGGAATATAAGCCGGATTATCAGGTAAAGCCATTCTATCACTAACCCAAGGTAAATTAACGCTTGTTGTAATAGCCACTATGGGAACTTTAAAAACATCCCCAAAACCATACATGCAATCACCCGCTGTTACTTGAGTAATCATTAAATCATAAcgttttgttgaatttaaaagaTCTCTAGCTTGTTGGGAATTTAAAAGTGCCTCGCACATTTCAACTCCtgcaattttatatataacgtttatgttttcataaaaattagtgttctttaattcttcaattttaatgttgttgGTTTTTATTTCCATTACACCTTCTAAACTTATATCATTATatctgaaaattaaaaaagttttaattaattagaaattaaaaaagaaaaaattaccttttgtgcgatttttttaatggaaaatgaCTCATAACATCAACTTCATGTCCACGATCTGccaagttttttaaaattggctTAAACACAGTAAAATGACTTTTTCCTGGATAAGGTAGAATTGCTAATATATTGGCATTTtcgataattttgaaataatttattattaaaaaagttattaaagcaAACTTCATTGTTACGGTTTCGATTCACAGTTTATATGTTGAGTTGAGGGAAATTTCATTATAtagtatttcttttatttctcaTCCTTGTCTATTAACATACATATTTACTACGTTATTtctagaatttaatttaatttattatagttGTAGTGGTACAATAAATTTCAAACGAactattgaaaaatattaaattttataatatgagGGATAgtaatttctttctttgtgcaagaattatttaaacattttttcattgataaagttgataaaacaaaatggtaaaCACGTGGAGTACGTGGTATTTGTTATTGACACTTTAAAACCAGGAGGTCACGgtacaaagaaaaaacaagaaataacTTGATACTGTTTTGAGGTGTACGttaagaatttttgaattatagaCATTcgtttagaaaataaaatatttaaaattactttttaacttGAGTATATTATCTAGAAATAAGAGAAATAGTTTAAACGTTTCAGAAAACGATTAGgagaaaaatatgacaaaaaatacaagctctttattattgattaatgaGCGCAGAAAGgaaaaatctttatgaaatataaaattttcccataaatcatttttttgcgtagaaaattaaaattagtttttaacatatctttaaagaaataataaatgattaaaaattgttttgtgaAGAATACACATTATGAATTATTTAGTAATTAATAGACCTATTAAGTGCGACTCAATTCTTTCGTATATCGAATTTAAATGCGACGATTTAATGATTAAAcgatttaaacttttttcgtttatcttcaaattaaatcggaaaatatttaaaattttaaataaaataaaatagttggcattaagtaataattgttataatcctcaaacattcattaataataataatataattcatttcttacTGATTTGGAGaaaccaattttttccattaaccATATTTCTAACAAAGATCAAATTCAAtcacctatgcgaagttagtcCCCAATTTTTCTACCTCCCAATTAAGATAGgattttaaaacttctttttaatgttttgaatAGCATCAGAATGATGTTAACTACAATTGCATcgaattttcatgttttcgaatttttctcgatatttttgcatttgagagcaaaagtgtaaaagagcaatattgttaataataaagtttgctacaacttatATACCaaatctttttttctaaaacgattCGAATGCCGTTCTCTAGCTTCAGAATGATGTAAAAGCATGATTTTATCGGTTTTCACCtcttcgaatttttctcgatatttaagcACCTGAGgacaaaagtgtaaaagagcaatattactaaaaataaactttgctacaacttttatactaaaacatTCTGCATTCCGTGGTCTACCAACAGTAATATGTAATccacaatttcatcaaattctaacctattcgaatttttctcgatatttatgcatctgagaacaaaagtgtaaaagagcaatattgctaagtataaagtttgctacaacttttatactaaaactttttttctaaaacgttccgaattccATGCTTTATTAACTTCACGATATAAAGCTGATTTCATcgaattttcaccttttcgattttttctagatATTTATGcagctgagagcaaaagtgtaagagaacaatattgttaagaataaagtttgctacaacttttattctaacaCTTTTTGCTAAAACATTCTTAATGCTGTGCTCTACTATCAACAAGGCGTAAAGTTaagatttcatctaattttcaccttttcgatttttgttcgatatttatgcatttaagagcaaaaatgtaaaagagcaatattgttaagaataaagttggctacaacttttatactaaaacttttgttctaaaacgtTCTCTATTCCGTGCTTTACTAACAAGAAGATGTAACACCACTATTTCATCagattttcaccttttcgatttttgctcgatatttatgcatctgagaataaaagtgtaaaagaacaatattgctaagaataaagtttgctacaacttttatactaaaactttttttctaaaacgttccgtaTTCCGTGCTTTACTAACAACAacatgtaaaaccacgatttcatcagATTTACACCTTTTCGATATTtactcgatatttatgcatctgagagcaaaagtgtaaaagaacaatattgttagaaataaagtttgctacaacttttatactaaaactttttttctaaaacattctTAATCTTGTGCTCTACTATCAACAAGGTGTAAAGTTaagatttcatctaattttcaccttttctaatttttctcgatatttatgcagctgagagcaaaagtgtaaaagaacaatattgttaagaacaaagtttgctacaacttttattctaaaacttttttgctaaAACGTTTTGAATTCCGTGCTCTACTAACAATAAGatgcaaaaccacgatttcatcgaATTTTAAcctattcaattttttttcgatatttacgcacctgagagcaaaagtgtaaaagagcaatattgttaagaataaagttttctaTAACATGTatcctaaaatttcttttctaaaacgttccgtaTTTCTTGCTTTCCtaacaacaagatgtaaaactaCGATTTCATCAGATTTacaccttttcgaatttttctcgatatttatgcatctgagagcaaaagtgtaaaagaacaatattgttaagaataaagtttgctataacttttatactaaaactttttttctaaaacattattaatgcTGTGCTCTACTATCAACAAGGTGTAAAGTTaagatttcatctaattttcaccttttcgattttttctagatATTTATTcagctgagagcaaaagtgtaagagaacaatattgttaagaataaagtttgctacaacttttattctaacaCTTTTTGCTAAAACATTCTTAATGTTGTGCTCTACTATCAACAAGGTGTAAAGTTaagatttcatctaattttcaccttttcgaatttttttcgatatttatgcagctgagagcaaaagtgtaaaagaacaatattgttaagaataaagtttgctacaacttttatactaaaactttttttctaaaacgttccgaattccGCACTTTACTAACAACGAGATTAAAGTTATGATTTCATAcgattttcaccttttcgaatttttctcgatattcaTGCatatgagagcaaaagtgtaaaagtacaatattgttaagaataaaatttgctacaacttttatactaaaactttttttctaaaacattctTAATGCTGTGCTCTACTATCAACAAGGTGTAAAGTTaagatttcatctaattttcactttttcgaatttttctcgatattcatgcatctgagagcaaaagtgtaaaagtacaatattgttaagattaaagtttgctacaacttttatactaaaactttttttctaaaacgtttcgaataccgttttttagCATACGAATGatgtaaaatcacgattttATCGAACtttcaccttttcgaatttttctcgatatttacggaagtttttacacttttgcaatattgttgagaataaagtttgcttgAACTTTTAGCCCTACTACATACTAGCACCTGCTATAGAAACAAtagaaa
This genomic stretch from Onthophagus taurus isolate NC chromosome 7, IU_Otau_3.0, whole genome shotgun sequence harbors:
- the LOC111419923 gene encoding uncharacterized protein, encoding MKTILMVFSFFVLIQKYESANILAIFPFPGKSHFMMLHPIVKRLAENGHDVDVMSHFPQKEPIPGYNDISLKGSMPILTNNVTLNTLKSKGILNDLIFIFRFGGTMMCDSVLATNEAQALRNTTKKYDVLISHLMPSDCLNVFAGIFRIPLITISTTVNQPWSSDLIGIPDNPSYIPHNYMTAGTKMTLKQRLWNTLALMLYKMSFDYFQEEANRIIIKHFGEGIPHLKEIAKNTSLVITNSHFSIQQPRPAVPNFIEVAGVHIDGNVQLNDYFSKILNDSTNGVIYMSFGSMLMTETLPENVLKSIFNTFKKLPLKILWKANRDLFPKNLEIPSNIQFETWLPQLGILCHPNTKLFISHGGMLSTQEANYCGVPILGIPIFADQVLNIKTVATKGTGLELNFEEINEEIFSMAVGQLLGDDFKRRAEEVSNIYRDRPSSPLDTAVYWIEYVIRHKGAYHLRSHSVELPWYQYFLIDVALICLSVVVIAFMLGFYSTKFLIALYKKFLYHKFKTAVLKYREKFEEVKTDKIMLLHHSEARERHSNRFRKKDLIETVTMKFALITFLIINYFKIIENANILAILPYPGKSHFTVFKPILKNLADRGHEVDVMSHFPLKKSHKRYNDISLEGVMEIKTNNIKIEELKNTNFYENINVIYKIAGVEMCEALLNSQQARDLLNSTKRYDLMITQVTAGDCMYGFGDVFKVPIVAITTSVNLPWVSDRMALPDNPAYIPNYFSSFEPQMNFFQRFWNSILLLTTKFSYHIHQQSIEKIAEDFFGNKISSSIKDISKNVSLVLVNSHFSIQQSRPLVPNFVEIAGIHIEKDFSLPSHFETLLNSTKIIYLSFGSMIMTETLPEHILKSIFETFKALEDYKILWKADKDLFPKELEIPSNVQFEKWMPQLGILCHPNTKLFISHGGMLGTQEANYCGVPVLGIPIFADQFLNINNNVAKGIALGIEFNKITNKSFSKVVNTLLGKNFKDKAEEISKKFIDRPLSALDTAIYWIEYVIRHNGAEHLRSDAVKLEWYQYYLLDVIGFSLIILAVLFVILWFLFKWLIGRVVLVLGKKRRKIKLQ